A segment of the Arachis hypogaea cultivar Tifrunner chromosome 5, arahy.Tifrunner.gnm2.J5K5, whole genome shotgun sequence genome:
aacataaattaaaataaaaattttaatatgatataatattattaattattttactaattattttatatatatcttacatatattatatattaaaaatatatatttatatatctattatatataccGGAGCGGATAGGGGTGGGTTTAACCTAAATCCGACCCCGCCCCGTTAAAATCCGTTCCGGTGCGGGTGCGGATAATTATCCACCCCCGAACGGGTAGAGGTGGgatgggtacccgcgggttcgggtagtATTGCCACaccccaatatatatatatatatatatatatatatatatataaaatgccAGTTACTTAAGAAGGTCTCTCACGTTATATatgtaaagataaaataaatgaaatcAGCCATATGAAATTGAAAATCCTCTATTTCCAATAGGGGTTGACTCTACCTGTATGGTCCTGACGATAACTATTAATTCCCTCACCTTTTTGCTTTACAAGCTAAGTATAAACATCTGATCTACTGCTTCACTAATACAAAGCTAATATAATTGaagtgaaataaaagataatgctGGTGTTCAACTCCTTCAGCATATGCCCCAACCAAGTCAACGCCTAATGAAATCTGAAAATCCTCATGCTTACAATTATATATGCACAATTTCCAACTAGGATAAAGTCAAGCACCAATACCTTTGTCCAattgtgacaaaaaaaaaaaaaaaaaaaaaaaacacaagagaAGGAACACACGATTAGACTCtgctattaaaatgaaaatataaatggGAATTTTTCCCACAGATAACATGTTAGTGTTGTAACCGTCACttgaatgaaagtaatatgagaTCATGTCTTATTTCCAACGAAATAAACATCACTCTCAGCCATCTTGCATATAAAGATCACTGCACTATTCGAGAAAGCTCCTGCACCATTTTTCACAATACTGTTCGATTTAGGTGACTAGGATCCAAAATGTTCTCAATTGCTAGCTATTGTAACTTGTCACAATATAATACATTGGTAGTTTTATTTTCTGTGGAAGAAGGAAACATATTATTGAAGCTCCACCTATATGTGTACACTAGTTACAGCACCTAATAAAAATTTCTCTAATTTAGATAAGCAAACATGATTTGAAGTCTACCCCTATCATTATGTTACACATTACTGTAAAAAGATGAATCTCACAACACTACCTCAAAACAATCTTCTGTACAATGCTGGATTCTGCTTTCTTCCTTCTACTCAACCATGGTTGAGTTGctttacatattttttatgtcACCAGCTTACGGGGGCAATCAATTATGATGGATTCCCAGGCCCCGTCTCCTTGAAAACCAAGTTCATTAGTCACTATCATTGTCAATATCCAGCCTTGCTTCCGTTTTTGAATTCTTAATAAGGGGAATAATTTCATCTTTCCCAATATTCCTCTCTCCAAATTCATATCCTTCACCGAATCGATGCAACAGTTGCAAAGCCTCCTTCATTTGAGGCCTACCAGCAGGCAATGGTGAAGTACACATGACCCCAAGTTTAAAAACACTGCACATTTCATCACTGTAACTAGCCTCCAAGACATCAGTGTCCAGCAGTTCGTCTACATTGGTTCCTAACTGAACGTGGCGCCATGCCCACTCTGAAAGAGATGAGTGCTCATCTCCATAATTAGCTTCTTTTCCAGTTGTTAATTCCAATAGTATAACCCCAAAGCTGAAGACATCGATCTTTTCGCTCACTTTTGTTGTTTGAACATATTCTGCAATTCAATTATGAAATTCAGATTAAACTTAATTgccaatgaaaaaaatattaccaAGGGATGTTGAAGATTGGAAAGATATTCACCTGGAGCAATATATCCAAATGAGCCAACAACACTTGTcatggtggtaaggggcttgatCGTCATCCTTGCAAGACCAAAATCTGCAACTTTTGCATTGAATTGAGAATCCAAAAGTATGTTGCTTGTTTTCACATCTCTATGAACCACAGGCGGCGAGCAATCATGGTGCATGTATGTTAGGCCTTGGGCAATACCAATGGCAATTCGCAATCTCTTTGGCCAATCAAGAAAAAAATGATTGACTTTACCAGACATGGATGATGACTTGCTCTTCTTGTGCAGCCACTTATCTAGGCTATGATTCTCTAGGTACTCGTAGACAAGGAGCATAGAATCCTCATTGAAGATACAGCACAACAACTTCACAATGTTGCCATGACGAATATTGCTCAATATCTTAACTTCTGCGTGAAATGAGCTCTCAAGCCTGTGGTTTAACTTTCTGTTattccaaatctttttcactgCAACATAGCCAAATCCATCAACAGGCACACGGTACACTGTACCGTATCCACCACTGCCAATGATATTATTCTCTGTCAATGATGATACTATGCTTGATTCTCTGAAACTCAGCCTTTGAAAGGAAATGAGCTTCCATGAATTGTCCAATCCACGCTTTCTTTTGCTGTAAAGTCTGGTAATCAAGAATGCAGCTAATGAAGCCAGGAAAATGGCTATAACCACCAGGCTTATAATCAAACCAAGAGACCAAGATGAGCCTTTGGTTTGCCTTTGAGGGCTAGAATTACACAAAGCAAGGTTAAGCACTCGAGTAGCAGCACAGAGGCCGGAGTTGTCCAAAAAGCAGCTAGCATATACAGAATTTTCGAATTCACTCGGAATCCTCCCAGTCAAGTGATTGGAGGATAGATTGAAATTGCTGAGTGTTGAAGGTAGAGAGGGAATTTGGCCAGAGAATTGATTTTCTGAGAGGTCAAGCATATTAAGAGCTGGTAACCGGCCAATCGAGACTGGAATTTGTCCTGAGAGTTTGTTTTGGCTCAAAACTAGAATTTCTAGGGACTTCCATGATAATATATCTGATGGAAGTGGCCCAGTGAGCTGGTTCTGATGAAGATCGAGGTATAGCAGCTTGGGAAGAGCAGTGATCCCAGGTGGCATACTTCCAGTAAGGTTGTTCTTGCTGGCATCAAAGTATTCCACATTGGTCCAGGAAGACACGCCGGCCGGAATTCTACCGGAAAACTGATTGTCACCGATATCAAAGCGCGAAATATTCGCAGACAATCTTTCAGGAAGCTCACCACTAAACTTATTATGCGCCACAATGAAATTAGACAAATTGAAAGATGTCCATAGGCCACTAGGAATGCTACCAGAAAATCCATTCTTCTGAATTTTCAGCTCCTGCAGGGTTCTGCAATTTCCTAGTGACTCTGGCAACTCCCCATTCAGATTATTTTCATAGACAGTTAAATTATGCAACACACCATAATAACACAAGTCCTCTGGCAGATTTCCAGTGAAATCATTGTCTCCAGCAAGAAAGATTTCAAGCTTTGAGTAGCGGCCAAAGTCAGAGGGAAGAGTACCTGATAACTTGTTGCTGAAGACACGAAAATCGATCAGAGCTGGCAGATGGCCTAAGCTTTGAGGTAGCTCCCCTGACAAGCTATTCAAAGACAATTTCAGTCCCTTTAAGTTTCCGAGCTTTCGGAAATCATTCGGTATCTTCCCTGTAAGGTTATTATTTGTTAGATCAATGATGGTCAAGTTTGATGCTTCAATCACATCAGGTATCGTTCCAGAGAGCTTGTTTCTCGAAAGGTACACAATGCTCAGATTCTTCGGCTTGAACAAACCACTTGGAATTTGTCCAGTTAACTTGTTCTGCGACAAATCAAGCTCCTCCAAAGCCACCATTTCTCCAATTGTTTCAGGAATTTCACCAACCAGGTTGCATGCAAACACATAAAAAATCTTCAGTTTCTTCAACCTGGTCCAGCTTGGTGGCAGCGTTGTAGAAGGAAGCATGGTGTTTGTTGACAAATCCAAGAATTcaagattggacaaatctccaatCTCATCAGGCAAAGTTCCGTTAAAAAGACAGTACTGAAGGCGAAGCACTCTGAGCTCCTTCAATTTTCCGATTGCCGCCGGAACGTCGCCGGCGAAGTTCGTCGAAGCGAGATTCAGGTACTGCAAATTTGACAGCGTGTCAATGTCATCGGGAACTTCTCCGACGAAGTTGTTCATGTGCAAATCAAGGTATTGAAGTTGAGAGCAGTTGTAGAGAGTGATCGGAAAATCGCCGGGAATAAAGTTCTGGCTGAAATCGACACGTGTCAGGTTCTTGAGGTCACACAAGAAAGAAGGTATTGTTTGGTTGAGATTGGCGTTGGATAGGGTTATTCCGGTGACGGAACCGTCGTTGTTGCAGGTGATCTCAGGCCAAGAACagtgagaggaggaggaggaggaggagggggtcCAGTGAGAGAGTGAAGGTGGGTTGTGAAAGTACTGTTTTATCCTCAGGAGGAGTTGGTGTTCTTGATCGTGAAGCAGGGAGTTGGTAATGTTGAAAATAAGGAAGAAGGTGAGAAGGGAAGAGAGTAACGGAAATTGGTCACGTGAGGGTGGTGTCATTATTGTTGTTCAGGAAAGGGAGAAGGGTAGAAGACTTGGACTTAGAGCCTGCGCGCTACATCCAATAACGTAACCGAAACTGCGcacagagacagagagagagaaagagagaatggaAGATGAGGAGGATTTGTTGATTGTTGCGTTGGTgtgaaaattttgacactatctATTTCAATGAAGAAGAAAGTGGTGCAAAGTGCAAAGGCAGAAACTACTATTACAGCCACCATTTCCTGTTTCCCACTTATACCGTTAATTTGTTAATTGGATTTTAGTCCAGTACCCACTAACAACCAACTTGCTCTTACTTCTCCCTCGTTAAAAATAACTGTAATTCAAAATAGAGCAATGTTAGGACCAACAATTTTTGTAATTGGTAACtatcaaatagtcatcaatgatgatttaatgatGTAAGATTGGTataagatttcatccaatgactcacattTTTCTACTGGTTACATACtgaccaaaattcaataaaattactggtctagatttttttttcaaaataaatgagCGTTATGCCTTATCTTTACAtacattttgataaaataatattaatatactaatttattttgtgttgtaaattttttttttatttttttatttttgtgttgtaaattttatttaagtCTTTTACAACTCTTTTATTGATATTCTTCTCTAAggattaaatttatgtatttacgTACAGaaatataattgaataaatatttaatatcaatttaaatgcaagacaaaaatagaaaaaaaatattaaaatataacgtAAAGATACAATAATTCAGTGAAATTTCCTGTACTTACCAATAGCCTTCTAGAAGGAGTAAACACGAAAGTTAGCTGAATTAAGTGTATCGAGGAGATGCACGCGTAAACACGGACCAAAAGTGAAGTAGATCTATTTTGTTCATTTATTGTAGTGCGACTAAAACAACCTTGGCATAAATGACAAACCAATAATTGGTTTCTTATctggcaaaaataaataaatttcactcGCTGATTTCCACACATGCGAGTAAGAAGTAAACAATTGAGTGAAAAATGAGTAAATCATATGTTtgacaatatttttaaaaaacatataaatatataaatgatgtttgattattCTTCGTATAACACCAAAATgaagtttaaattattttaatgttGGTTTCTCATTATATTGACGTCTCACGTGGGTCAACGTGAAGAAAGGGAAAAGCACATAATAACAGCCATAAAAGAATTATcccataatattatttatatcaattctCTTAAATATAGGAAAATTgggtttttttatatttaaattaaataaatataaaatttacgaAAATACATAAAGTACAGCTaattacataaatacataattgaTCACATCTAGTTATtgagaaaattttcaaaaattgaatacATTTCTAATACTGAGACCTCAATCAACATGTAATCGAAACATGCACAATGCACAAATTGGTGATTCAATATCCGTGATATAGTCAtctattttaattcaaataattttaaattttaaaattataaaaatatttcatttaaaatttagatgattataattaaaattaataatttattttaattcaataaaaatagaTATACTTATATTGTTGTAGTAGTTATTTATGAGTATTgcaaagttaatttaaaaaaatatattattaaattaagttATGCCGTATAAAAATAAATTGGCTACACTCTATTAATCCAAGGAATAAGTATTGTTTTTGTTCCTAAAGTTTAGGATCAAAATCAAATTTGTCtccaatgttattttttatttaaaatcgtcCCAAACGTTTTATTTcatattaaaatcatccttttaactttttacagaaaaaaaaatatcctccaccaccaccacctcccttaCTCCCATCAAATACTAATAATCAGATTCAAAAACACCAACAATAACACATTATTCAAATTTAGaaacaacaacatcaaattcaacaatcaaatcaacacacaacaacaataaaattagaaaataacaaatcaaaatcagaattagaagtagaaacaGAAATAGAAGCAGATACAGAAGCAAAAGCAGAAACTCAAGTAGAAGCAGAAAGCAGAGACCGAAGTAAGAAGTAAAAGGCGAAGTAAGAAGTAGAAGCCAAAGCATGAAACAGAAACAGGGAGGTGTAGTGGCGAGGCGGCGAGAACGCAAAGTGGCGGCGAGGTCAATAGCAGCGGTGGCAGTGGCGAAGCACGACAGCAAACTCTCTCTTTGGCTCACGTCTCCTCTGTCCCGCGAGCTCAGATTCCTGACGGTGACGGCGGCTCCAAGATTGACCGGCACCGTCCCCCCTCCCCCTTCCTCTTTTCCTTCCCCCGTCCTTTCCCCTTTTCCTTTCTCCCttgcattcttttctttttttttttaaataaaaatataatttttttattaaagtaggaataatttagtaataaaattaaaaattttattaaaaaggactattttaatataaaataaaacgtTTGGGAcgattttagataaaaaataacgttggggacgaatttgattttgacCCTAAACTTTaggaccaaaataatacttatcccTTAATCTAATAATACTATCTTCTATGTTGGTATGGTAAGATAGTATCTAATACCatataaaattaatctaataatataCCACAATAATATCTAAAagacaataattttattaaatagtactcttttaaaataatcataaataatttttataacaattcatttatatttatatatatatatataattaataatttaatttatttcaatgaaAACAAATATACTTattcattatttataaaaaagaccttacttttttttataaaaaaaatttatttattatttattattaaaataaaatttaaaatttttatttataaatatataaatattatcaaaacctaaagaaaacaacaaaacacgaAAGCTtacaaactaaattttttttgaaaatagtcCCTCCAATTATTTGTATGGAGAAACACTGatcaattattataaatattacaaAAACCTTACTAACAAATATtctaagaatatatatttaaatatatattttttaaataaatattttaaaaataactctCAAAATACTCATTAGACAAATTTGAATTCACCAAAAATAGTTATGCAGTGGGATAAGAAGTATCTATGGCGATTCTACATAATCCAAGACTAGCACATACCTTTTTTTTTACCCTTATGTAACTTTCCTCACTCCATTTGGTGCCCCATGAGTTCTAAACAATCCAATAAACAGGAGTTTTATTTATATCATAACTAACTATCATAACACTATGATCAAGCTCATATCTACATGTTCTATCAAAAATATTACCAAAACAAAAAAGATCTTATCTCGGATACTGAGTCATCAATTCATGTATTGTGCATATTTTGGATACTGAGTTTATATTCTATTTTTGCATATATCTCGGATATTAAGACTGTATTTAACTCTTTTGACACAGATTGGAGTCTCGGTATCCGAAATGTGTTCAATTTTTAAAACTCCTCAATAACCGAAACGTGGACAATTGTGTATTTATGTAATTAAGTAAAGTGGTCATTTCGTACTCAAATTTAAATGAACAGAATCATAAGTATTCAAAGCATAATTATGAAAGCACTAATTATATGGTAataaaggagaagaagaattttGTGGGATCagttgaagttcaccaagaagaagattTGGATTGCATCATATCATTTAATTATGAGGATTTAATAATAAGGGAGCAATTAGATGCCCATAGAAGAGGGATCAGTGGACTTGGTACAAATAGGTCCAAAAAGTTGGAAATCAAAATTAGTAATAAGGTGAAGGATAAGACCCATGTGAGTGAAGTTGGTTTTGGGCTCCCCAACCAAAAAGGGCGTAACCCAATCGCATATTTGACCTGGTTAGAGGAGGAGatcaaaaatagaagaataatagtattaatccatcaaaataaatagagctcTTAACTTTAACAATAGAGATTTAGTTGCTCACGGTGCAGAAAAAATCCTAAAAGTGTAAaaagtgaaaattaaaaaattcaaaaaaaatagaaatcctaattttttgtgTAGGCAAAGAGAAAAAGGAACGAAGGGGAGAAAAGAAGGTTCGCAAAAAGGATTCAGAAACGACTTTTAATATCAGCGTAATAATGGGCTTAGGCCGTCGCTAGCGTTTAGCGCCACTAAACATCACAATTGATGTAATTTGCGCACTCCTTGCTGCAGGTCTAGCATTTAGTGCCAGTTTTTGGCGTTCAGTGCCGCTCTTCTCGCATGGAATGGTGAGTAGGACGCactttggcgtttaacgccgatgTCATGATGTTTAGCGCCGTAAAACCAGAGAGaaggtataaactattatacatcgttggaaagcttcgGACATTAGTTTTCTAATGTCGCTAAAACCATGTCATTTGAACCTCTATAGatcaagttatgctcgttggagtttgaggaggtcagggttgacagcatccatAAATTCTCTTTGCACTTATCTTCAATTCGTAGTTCCTTCTTGTTCTTTTCTTTAAGTTTTCAACACTTTTCtacataaatcaaaatttaaggTAACTccaaaaaatattgattaaaagCATAagaatcttaataaaaataaagaatcactaactttattcaagaaaataataactaaaaacaactaaagataTTCATGCATCAATGCCTTAGTGAAAGAGGTCGGTGGAGAAGTGTATCAGGAGGAATGCTTTCTGAAGACAAAGGCTGAACAAGAAGATAGGCACATAGTAGACGGAGAAGATATTAAACATGATGATATAAGTGGTGCAGTCAATAATGGCGTGGAGAAACTGATGGTTAGATGGGATCTAGCAGCGGTGCTGATGTCGAAGAAATGTAGGGATGATGAACATGAGAAGGGCAAAGTGGTCATTTTGTGCTCAGATTTAAATGAATGGAATCATAAGTATTCAAAGCATAATTATGAGAGCACTGATTATACGGTAATAAAGGAGAAGGAGGATTTTATGGGATCGGTTGATGTTCAACAAGAAGAAGATTCGAATTGCATCATATCATGTAATTATGAGATTTAATAAGCGAGCAATCAGATGCCTATAGAAGAGAGATTAGTGGGCTTGGTGCAAATAGGCCCAACAAATTGGAAATAAAATTAGCAACTACGATGGGTATGGGTTGTTGCTGGTGTTTAGCGCAACTAAACATCACAATTGATGCAATTCGCGCACTCCTTGCTGCAGgtctggcgtttagtgccagtTTCTGGCATTCAGTGCCGCTCTTCCCGCATGGAATGGTGAGTGGGACGCAGTTTGGCATTTAGCGTTGATGTCACTGTGTTTAGCGCTTTGAAGCCAAGGAGAAGTTATAAACTACTATAGATAAAGTTATGCTCGTGGGAGTGTGAGTAGGTTAGGGTTGACAACATCCATGAATTTTCTTTGCACTTGTCGTCAATTCTTAGTTCCTCCTTGTTCTTTTCTTTAAGTTTTAAACACTTTTCTACATAAATCAAAGCTCAAAGTAACTCCAAGAAATATTGATTAAAATCATAAGaaccttaataaaaataaagaaaccaCTAACTTTATTCAAGGAAATAATAACTAGAAATAACTAAAGATGCTCTTTCATCAACGCCCTAGTGAAAGAGGCTGATGGAGAAGTGTATCAGGAAGAATGCTTTCTGAAGACAAAGGCGGAGGAAGAAGATAGGCAAATAGTAGATAGAGAAGATATTAAGCATGATGATATAAGCGGTGTAGTCAATAATGGCGTGGAGAAACTGATGGTTGGATGGGATACAGTAGCGGTGCTGATGTAAAAAAAATGTAAGAATGATGAATATGACAAGGGCAAAGTGGTCATTTGTACTCAGTTTTAAATGAATGGAATCATAAGTATTCAAAGCACAATTATGAGAGCACTGATTATATGGTAATAAAGGAGAATGAGAATTTTGTGGGATCggttgaagttcaccaagaagaagattTGGATTGCATCATATCATATAATTATGAGGATTTAATAAGGGAGCAATTAGATGCCTATAGAAGAAGGATTAGTGGGATTGGGGCAAATAGGCCCAACATGTTGAAAATCAAAATTAGTAGTCAAACAAAGGGTAAGGCCCATATGAGTGAAGTTGCTTTTGGGCTCCCCAACTGGGTAGGGTGTGACCCGATTGTAGATTTGACCTAGTTGGAGGAGGAGATCAAaagtagaagaataatagtattaatccttcaaaataaatagagctcataaccttaacaatggtgatttagttgctcatgttgtagagaaaatcctaaaattgtaaaaagtgaaaactgaaaagtgcaaaaaaatagaaatcctaattttttgtgTAGGTAAAGAGAAAAAAGAGCGAAGGGGAGAAAAGAAGGTTCGCAAAAAGGATTCAGAAACGGCTCTTAATATCAGCGTAATCATGGACTTGGGCCGTTGCTAGCATTTAGCACCACTAAACATCACAATTGATGCAATTCGCGCACTTGTTGCTGCAAGTCTAGCGTTTAGTGccagtttctggcgttcagcgctgcTCCTCCTGCATGGAATGGTGAGCGGGACGTAGTTTGGCATTTAGTGCCGATGTCACGATGTTTAGCGTCATGAAGCCAGAGAAAAgttgtggactattatatatcattgaaaATCTCCAAACATTAGCTTTCTAATGTAGCTAAAACTACGTCATTTGAACCTCAATAGATCAACTTATGCTCGTTGGAGTGTGAGGAGGTCAAGGTTGACATCATCCATGAATTCTCTTTGCACTTGTTTTCAATTCCTAGTTCCTCCTTGTTCTTTTCTTTAAGTTTTCAACACTTTTCTACATAAATCATAGCTCAAAGTAACTCCAAGAAATATTGATTAAAATCACTAACTTTATTCAAGGAAATAATAACTAAAGATGCTCGTGCATCAACGCCCTAGTGAAAGAGGTCGGTGGAGAAGTGTATCAGGAGGAATACTTTCCGAAGACAAAGGCTGAACAAGTAGATAGGCACATAGTAGACGGAGAAGATATTAAGCATGATGATATAAGTGGTGCAGTCAATAATGGCGTGGAAAAACTGATGATTGGATGGGATACA
Coding sequences within it:
- the LOC112802077 gene encoding uncharacterized protein, with protein sequence MTPPSRDQFPLLSSLLTFFLIFNITNSLLHDQEHQLLLRIKQYFHNPPSLSHWTPSSSSSSSHCSWPEITCNNDGSVTGITLSNANLNQTIPSFLCDLKNLTRVDFSQNFIPGDFPITLYNCSQLQYLDLHMNNFVGEVPDDIDTLSNLQYLNLASTNFAGDVPAAIGKLKELRVLRLQYCLFNGTLPDEIGDLSNLEFLDLSTNTMLPSTTLPPSWTRLKKLKIFYVFACNLVGEIPETIGEMVALEELDLSQNKLTGQIPSGLFKPKNLSIVYLSRNKLSGTIPDVIEASNLTIIDLTNNNLTGKIPNDFRKLGNLKGLKLSLNSLSGELPQSLGHLPALIDFRVFSNKLSGTLPSDFGRYSKLEIFLAGDNDFTGNLPEDLCYYGVLHNLTVYENNLNGELPESLGNCRTLQELKIQKNGFSGSIPSGLWTSFNLSNFIVAHNKFSGELPERLSANISRFDIGDNQFSGRIPAGVSSWTNVEYFDASKNNLTGSMPPGITALPKLLYLDLHQNQLTGPLPSDILSWKSLEILVLSQNKLSGQIPVSIGRLPALNMLDLSENQFSGQIPSLPSTLSNFNLSSNHLTGRIPSEFENSVYASCFLDNSGLCAATRVLNLALCNSSPQRQTKGSSWSLGLIISLVVIAIFLASLAAFLITRLYSKRKRGLDNSWKLISFQRLSFRESSIVSSLTENNIIGSGGYGTVYRVPVDGFGYVAVKKIWNNRKLNHRLESSFHAEVKILSNIRHGNIVKLLCCIFNEDSMLLVYEYLENHSLDKWLHKKSKSSSMSGKVNHFFLDWPKRLRIAIGIAQGLTYMHHDCSPPVVHRDVKTSNILLDSQFNAKVADFGLARMTIKPLTTMTSVVGSFGYIAPEYVQTTKVSEKIDVFSFGVILLELTTGKEANYGDEHSSLSEWAWRHVQLGTNVDELLDTDVLEASYSDEMCSVFKLGVMCTSPLPAGRPQMKEALQLLHRFGEGYEFGERNIGKDEIIPLIKNSKTEARLDIDNDSD